A region from the Mya arenaria isolate MELC-2E11 chromosome 2, ASM2691426v1 genome encodes:
- the LOC128211929 gene encoding lysosomal alpha-glucosidase-like produces MAKVTFSGVIIFILLMTIALFGLNAIVGKDFRYMSETSHSTSDRREQLGESLNAHMIVVETKRFFFENVFRVGQEENYRKISSFQLTDVLIEDGKHQLKSSSKVKIETDRLATKSCSIPNPAQRFDCHPEVNGTREICEMRGCCWQETKLRVKPLIAINYTDTQTPVDIPFCFYPLDFPGYTVAAVKETDLGVSLDLHTDHQFYYPRTVMNLRVDVMLETDARLHVKIYDADNSRYEVPLPVPKVSKAAASTRYMVTTSGKDEPFTITVDRIGGGKSVFDMRKAAPLVFTDQFLQLSSVLPSSYMMGLGEHRMDLMQNLNWTRHTMWNIDQYPREDVDMYGSHPFYLVMEEGGRASGFFLLNSNAMDVVLQPYPAVTWKTIGGILDFYVFIGDNPADVIFEYTKVIGRTFMPPYWGLGFHVCRFGYKNVSDTLRVTNRIRQLGIPQDVQWNDIDYAIGRRDFTTDKKIFGDQPAMVEELHSRGMRYIIITDPGIDPSQPPGTYPPFDVGKEMDIFMRNHTGQLFVGKVWTDETVWVDYSHPRADKYWTQMVTDFHKKVPIDGLWIDMNEVSNFVDGSRLNSPGCPNTTYDHPPFVPAVRGGYLYKKTSCPSCRQYISRNYDVHNLYGLMETNLTNRALRAARSGKRAFVISRSTFAGQGHFGGHWTGDNIGTFHDMYRSISVILRMGMFGIPMVGADICGFQGNATYEMCLRFYQLGAFYPFSRTHNDFKSNDQDPGAFDRHFADIVREAYLIRYSMLPLLYTLFYNSHITGAPVARAMFYEFPHDAGCYRIDTQMMWGSQLLIVPVLQEKARKVVAYLPAGSLWYDFYNGARYPGTGSYITMDAPLSKINLLLQGGSIIARQDPALTTTQSRLNDFSLWVCVGGNGTAKGSLYWDQGDSYDFESGIYNYIEFQQKQNSLESQVLKSKYNVKMMLTQVQWYGFPAPPTQMTLNGVTQQPQYDPKDQILYVTLNPPIDLKTPFSLTWQ; encoded by the exons ATGGCAAAAGTGACATTTTCAGGAgtgataattttcattttgttgatGACAATTGCTCTCTTTGGACTGAATGCAATAGTTGGCAAAGACTTTCGTTATATGTCGGAGACATCTCATTCTACAAGTGACAGGAGAGAACAGTTGGGTGAGTCTCTAAATGCTCACATGATTGTAGTTGAAACgaaacgatttttttttgaaaatgtatttagaGTTGGGCAAGAAGAAAATTATAGAAAGATAAGTAGTTTCCAACTGACGGATGTTTTGATTGAAGACGGAAAGCACCAACTGAAGTCCAGTTCTAAAGTGAAAATTGAAACTGATCGTCTTGCTACAAAGTCTTGTTCAATTCCGAATCCAGCTCAACGTTTTGACTGTCATCCAGAAGTCAATGGAACAAGAGAAATCTGTGAGATGCGAGGATGTTGCTGGCAGGAAACTAAGCTCAGAGTAAAGCCCCTCATTGCCATTAACTACACAGATACACAGACACCTGTGGACATCCCCTTTTGCTTCTACCCACTAGACTTCCCTGGGTACACTGTGGCTGCTGTGAAGGAAACCGACCTGGGTGTTTCCCTGGATCTTCATACAGACCACCAGTTTTATTACCCAAGAACTGTTATGAACCTGAGAGTTGATGTCATGTTGGAAACAGATGCAAGATTGCATGTGAAG ATCTATGATGCAGACAATTCTAGATATGAAGTGCCATTACCAGTTCCTAAAGTGTCAAAGGCAGCAGCGTCTACAAGATATATGGTGACAACCAGTGGGAAAGATGAACCTTTCACCATCACTGTGGACAGAATAGGAGGAGGCAAATCTGT attTGATATGAGAAAGGCAGCTCCACTTGTCTTCACAGATCAG TTCCTGCAATTGTCAAGCGTGTTGCCGTCAAGCTACATGATGGGCCTCGGAGAACATCGCATGGACCTCATGCAGAACCTCAACTGGACCCGACACACCATGTGGAACATTGACCAGTACCCAAGG GAGGATGTTGACATGTATGGGAGCCATCCTTTCTACCTGGTAATGGAGGAGGGGGGCAGGGCTAGTGGTTTCTTCCTTCTCAACAGTAATGCCATGG ACGTGGTTTTGCAGCCATACCCAGCAGTTACTTGGAAGACAATAGGAGGAATCCTGGATTTCTATGTGTTTATTGGAGACAACCCAGCTGATGTCATATTTGAGTACACAAAGGTCATTGGGCGCACATTTATGCCTCCATATTGGGGTTTGGGCTTCCATGTGTGCAGATTTGGATACAAGAATGTCAGTGACACTTTGAGGGTCACTAACAGGATCAGACAGCTAGGCATACCTCAG GATGTCCAGTGGAATGACATTGACTATGCCATAGGAAGGAGGGATTTTACCACAGACAAGAAGATATTTGGGGACCAGCCAGCAATGGTGGAAGAGCTTCACAGCAGGGGCATGCGATACATCATTATCACC GATCCTGGCATTGACCCAAGCCAGCCACCAGGCACCTACCCACCATTTGATGTTGGGAAAGAGATGGACATATTCATGAGAAACCACACTGGACAACTGTTTGTTGGCAAG GTGTGGACCGACGAGACAGTGTGGGTGGACTACAGTCACCCTCGAGCGGACAAATACTGGACACAGATGGTCACTGACTTCCATAAGAAAGTCCCCATTGATGGACTCTGGATT GACATGAATGAGGTGTCCAACTTTGTGGATGGTTCCAGGCTGAACAGCCCGGGCTGCCCCAATACCACGTATGACCATCCTCCATTTGTTCCAG CTGTGAGAGGGGGGTACCTGTACAAGAAAACCAGCTGTCCGTCTTGTAGACAGTACATCTCCCGTAACTACGACGTACACAACCTGTATGGACTCATGGAAACAAACTTGACAAACAG gGCCCTTCGAGCTGCAAGGTCAGGCAAGCGAGCATTTGTTATTTCAAGGTCAACATTCGCAGGTCAAGGACATTTTGGAGGCCATTGGACTGGGGATAATATAGGCACCTTCCATGATATGTACAGATCAATATCAG TGATATTACGGATGGGCATGTTTGGTATCCCCATGGTTGGAGCAGACATTTGTGGGTTCCAGGGAAATGCCACCTATGAAATGTGTCTGAGGTTCTACCAGCTCGGAGCTTTTTATCCATTTTCAAGAACTCACAACGACTTTAAAAGT AATGACCAAGATCCAGGGGCGTTTGACAGACACTTTGCAGACATTGTGCGAGAGGCCTACCTTATCCGCTACTCCATGTTGCCATTACTCTACACACTGTTCTACAACAGTCACATCACCGGAGCACCGGTCGCCAGGGCAATGTTTTATGA gtTTCCCCATGATGCAGGCTGCTACCGTATTGACACCCAGATGATGTGGGGGTCACAGCTGCTCATTGTCCCTGTACTTCAAGAG AAAGCTAGAAAGGTAGTAGCGTACCTGCCAGCAGGGTCATTATGGTATGACTTCTACAATGGGGCCCGTTACCCCGGTACTGGATCTTACATCACCATGGACGCACCTCTGTCAAAAATCAACCTCCTTCTACAGGGGGGCTCCATCATTGCCCGACAGGACCCTGCACTAACAACCACCCAGAG TCGTCTGAATGACTTCTCCCTATGGGTATGCGTTGGTGGGAATGGAACGGCGAAAGGTTCGCTGTACTGGGACCAGGGAGACTCGT ATGACTTTGAAAGTGGCATCTACAATTAcattgaatttcaacaaaaacag
- the LOC128246705 gene encoding UPF0193 protein EVG1 homolog, which yields MANYGESGGFWNAPKVQYSPQTHQLLKNMMQESKLTNFQQRHLEKQLRGGGTLPAQCNPTSSARRKQALPPPKPPKVLNPKNYHHNIRTKEAIEATGAYERPKYEPGPSHWSRNSAKEKEKLANMMAFGQDIDPQAERMKQLQELRNMPYEEEPVVDRFDELQMEIDERRQFLSQMEAVGQGAKHRSVIETQISQLIREMEVIDKKRTKELEELIAREEAKKK from the exons ATGGCGAACTATGGAGAATCAGGAGGATTTTGGAATGCGCCTAAAGTGCAATACAGTCCACAGACGCATCAGTTGTTGAAAA atatGATGCAGGAATCCAAATTAACAAACTTTCAACAGCGTCACCTTGAGAAACAACTGAGAG GTGGTGGGACCCTACCTGCACAGTGCAATCCAACATCCAGTGCTCGGAGAAAGCAGGCTCTCCCTCCGCCCAAACCTCCAAAAGTTCTAAATCCAAA AAATTATCATCACAACATCAGAACAAAGGAGGCCATAGAAGCAACAGGGGCCTATGAGAGACCAAAATATGAGCCAGGACCTTCACATT GGAGCAGGAACTCTGCAAAGGAGAAAGAAAAGCTTGCAAATATGATGGCGTTTGGCCAGGACATCGACCCACAGGCAGAGCGGATGAAACAACTTCAAGAGTTGCGCAACATGCCATATGAGGAGGAGCCAGTGGTTGATAGGTTCGATGAAT TGCAAATGGAGATAGATGAGCGACGGCAGTTTTTAAGTCAGATGGAGGCAGTTGGACAAGGAGCCAAGCACAGGAGTGTCATAGAAACTCAGATCTCACAG TTAATTCGCGAAATGGAGGTAATAGATAAAAAGAGAACAAAAGAGTTAGAAGAATTGATAGCGCGGGAAGAAGCGAAAAAGAAATGA